One Nocardia huaxiensis genomic window, GCGTGCTGGCACTGCGGGCGCGCGGCGCGCAGGTGCGCATCGGCCACGACGCGAGCGCCCTGGACCTGCTGCCCGGCGGCCCGACCGCGGTGGTGACCACCTACGCGGCCATCCCCAAGACCAATCCGGAACTGGTCGCGGCGCACGAGCGCGGCGTGCCGGTGCTGCTGCGGCCGACCGTGCTGGCCTCGCTCATGCAGGGGCACAAGACGCTGCTGGTGTCGGGGACGCACGGCAAGACCTCCACCACCTCGATGCTGGTGGTGGCGTTGCAGCACTGCGGTTTCGATCCGTCCTTCGCGGTCGGCGGCGAGCTCAACGAGGCCGGCACCAATGCGCATCACGGCACCGGCGGGATCTTCGTGGCCGAGGCCGACGAGAGTGACGGGTCGCTGCTGCAGTACGCGCCGGATGTCGCTGTGGTCACCAATATCGAATCCGATCATCTGGACTTCTTCGGTTCGGACGAGGCCTACATCCAGGTCTTCGACGATTTCGTGGATCGGCTGCAGCCCGGCGGCAAGCTCGTGGTGTGCCTGGACGATCCGGGCTCGCTGGGTTTGGCCGAGCGGACCGTGGCCCGGCTGGCCGATGATCCGCGCGGTATCGAGGTGATCGGTTACGGCTCCGGCGACCTCAGCGCGGCCGGCGTGCCGATCGGGGCGCAGCTGCAGTCGTTCGAACCGCGGGATGTGGGCGGCGTGGCCGTCTTCCAGCTCGCCGACGAACCCGCCGCGCGCACCGTGCGACTGTCGGTGCCGGGCAAGCACATGGCTCTGAACGCGCTCGGCGCGCTGCTGGCCGCCCGCGCCGCCGGGGCCGAGGTCGGCGAAATCATCCAGGGGCTCGAAGGTTTCGGCGGGGTGCACCGGCGTTTCCAGCTCACCGGGCGGGAGAACGGCGTGCGCGTGTTCGACGACTACGCGCACCATCCGACCGAGGTGCGCGCGGTGCTCTCGGCCGCCGCCGAGCTGGTGGCGCAGGAGGCGCGCGATGGCGCACGCTCGCGGCCGGGCCGGGTGATCGTGGTCTTCCAGCCGCACTTGTACAGCCGCACCGCCACTTTCGCGACCGAGTTCGGTGACGCGCTGTCGCTGGCCGACGAGGTCGTGGTGCTCGATGTGTACGGCGCGCGCGAGGAGCCGCTGCCCGGGGTGAACGGGGCGCTGGTGGCCAGTGCCGTCACCAAACCCGTGCACTACCAGCCGGATATGTCGCGGGTCGGCAAACAGGTGGGTTCGCTGGCGCGGCCGGGTGATGTCGTGATCACCATGGGCGCGGGCGATGTGACCATGCTGGGCGGGCAGATCCTCGACGGGCTGCGCGCGCGGCCGTCCCACGGGCGGTGAGCGGACATGAGCTCGGGTGGGGGAGCAGAGGATTCGGCAGGAGCGAAGCGACGCGGCTCGGGCCGGGCGTCCGGTTCGAGTGTGGCCGAGGACGAGCGGTACGACGAGCCGGGTGATTCGGGTGCGGCCGCATCGGCCGCCGCGGCCCGGCGGGCCCGGTTGCGGCGCGGCCGGGGCGCGCGAGATTCGCGGCTGAGCAACACATTCCGGCTGAGCAATACATTCCGGCTGGGCGGCATGCTCCGGTCCGGCAAGGTCCGCATCGGCCTGGCGGTCGGTTTCGTTGTCCTGCTGGCACTGGGACTGGTCGGGTGGTTCTCGCCGGTGCTGTCCGTGCGCACGGTGCGCGTGGACGGTTTGGCGGCGGTGCCGGAAACCCAGGTGCTCGAGGCGCTTCAGGTACCGGACGGCCTGTCCATGCTGCGGATCGACACCACCGCCATGGCGCATCGCGTGGCCGAGCTACCCAAGGTCCGATCGGCCCGCGTGCAGCGGGTTTTCCCGTCCAGCGTGCGGGTGACGGTCGAGGAGCGGGTGCCGGTGCTGTACTTCGACAGTCCGCAGGGCCCACACCTGCTCGATTGCGACAGCGTGGAATTCGCGATCGAACCCGCGCCCCCGGGTGTCCCGCAACTGATCACGGTGTCCCCGGGTGGCGGCGATCCGGCCACCAAGGCCGCCATCACCGTCATCACCGCGGTGCCGCCGGGGCTGCGCCTGCTGGTGGGACAGGTTGTGGCCCGTTCGGTTTCGGATATTGCCCTCGAGTTGCGCGACGGCCGTACAGTGCTGTGGGGCGGGGTGAACGATTCGCAGCGTAAAGCGGCGGTGGTCGAACCCCTGCTGACACAAGACGGCAAGGTGTTCGATATTTCGAGTCCTAATCTGGTGACGGTAAAGTGAGCGATACCCATTGAGCCAGCGGAAATTTCGGTGGCTTTGCCGGGACGTCTCCGGTTCCATCACGGCACCGGAGGGCAACCGATCACGATACGATGCCAGGTGGTTCGTACGAGGTGAATCACACAAGATTCTGACACTCGTTTCGGCGCGCCTGCGTGGGTAACGCGGTGGCTGCGAATAGCGTTCCGCAACAGTCGGATACTTGACATAACGCTAAACCTATGGTTGAGGGTTTATCGGACCGAGACCATGGCGTACGCGCGGTGCCGAGTTTCCGAAGACGACAAGCTTTTTGGATCGAAGGAAGGCGAGCGACCATGACGCCCCCGCACAACTACCTTGCTGTGATCAAGGTCGTCGGTATCGGCGGCGGCGGCGTGAACGCCGTCAACCGAATGATCGAACAGGGACTCAAGGGAGTCGAGTTCATCGCGGTCAACACCGACGCGCAGGCGCTGCTCATGTCGGACGCCGACGTGAAACTCGATGTGGGCCGCGAACTCACGCGTGGTCTCGGCGCCGGCGCCGACCCGGAGGTCGGCCGCAAGGCCGCCGAGGACCACAAGGACGAGATCGAAGAGGTCCTCAAGGGCGCGGACATGGTGTTCGTGACCGCCGGTGAGGGCGGTGGCACCGGCACCGGTGGCGCACCGGTCGTCGCGCAGATCGCCCGCAAGCTCGGCGCGCTCACCATCGGTGTGGTCACGCGGCCGTTCTCCTTCGAGGGCAAGCGCCGCAGCGGCCAGGCCGAGGCCGGCATCCAGGCGCTGCGCGAATCCTGCGACACCCTCATCGTCATCCCGAACGACCGGCTGCTCCAGCTGGGCGACGCGGCGGTCTCGCTCATGGACGCCTTCCGCTCGGCGGACGAGGTGCTGCTCAACGGTGTTCAGGGCATCACCGACCTGATCACCACCCCCGGCCTGATCAATGTCGACTTCGCGGACGTCAAGTCCGTCATGTCCGGCGCGGGCTCGGCCCTCATGGGCATCGGGTCCGCCAGGGGAGAAGGCCGCTCGGTGAAAGCCGCTGAGGCCGCGATCAACTCGCCGCTGCTGGAAGCCTCCATGGACGGCGCCCACGGCGTGCTGCTCTCCATCGCCGGCGGCTCGGACCTCGGCCTCTTCGAGATCAACGAGGCCGCCTCGCTGGTGCAGGAGGCCGCGCACATCGAGGCCAACATCATCTTCGGAACGGTCATCGACGACTCCCTCGGCGACGAGGTCCGCGTGACCGTCATCGCCGCCGGCTTCGACGGCGGCACCCCGGCGCGCCGCATCGAACCCACCGTGGGCCGCTCCACCTTCAGCAGCACCACCACCGGCACCGCCCGCGCGACCGCCGGAGAGGTCAACCGCCCCAGCGAGTTCAGCTCCGCCCGCGCCCCCGAACCCGCCCCGGCCCGCACCCCGGACCCGGCCCCGGCCCAGCAGCCCTCGCGCATCCCGGCTCCCTCCTACGAGTCGCACCGCCCGGCCCTGGACCCCACGGTCTCCTCCAACAGCCGCTCCCACATCGAGCCCCCCGACGACGACGATGTAGACGTCCCGTCCTTCATGCGGCGGTAAGCACCCCCGAACCCGATTGCGCCCGTTCCGGATTCCGGAGCGGGCGCAATCGCTTTGTCGGCACCCCGTGACCCCACGGCCCGATCCCCCCACCCCACAGCCCCGATCCGAGCTGTGCGGTGCAGGGTTGGGGTGTGGGGTTGCCGGGGAGTGGCTACTACTCTCGGGGGTATGACTTCTGCGGCACCGGTTTTCCGGACCAGGCGTGTGGTGACGACTCGGGCGGGTGGGTTCTCCGGGGCGCCTTATGACTCGTTCAACCTCGGGGATCATGTGGGGGATGATCCGGAGGCGGTGCGGCGCAATCGAGTTCGGCTGGCCGAGAGCATCGGGCTGCCGCCTCGGCAGTTGATCTGGATGGAGCAGATCCACGGGCGGAATGTGGAGATCGTGGACGGGCCGCGGGATGAGGCGGTGCCCGCCACGGATGCGCTGGTGACCACGCAGCGGAATCTGGCGCTGGTGGTGTTGACCGCCGACTGTGTGCCGATTCTGCTGTCGGACGACGAAGCCGGGGTCATCGCGGCGGTGCATGCGGGGCGCATCGGAGCGCGGATCGGGATCGTGCCGCGGGTGCTGGAGGCCATGATCTCGGTGGGGGCGCGGGCCGAGCGCATCGGGGCCTTCCTCGGACCGGCCGCGAGTGGGCGGCAGTACGAGGTTCCGGCGGCCATGCGCGCCGATGTCGAGGCGCATCTGCCGGGCAGTGCCACCACCACGGCCAAGGGGACGCCGGGGTTGGATCTGCGCGCGGGCATTCGCCGGCAGCTCGAGGCGGCCGGTGTCGGGGCGGTGGCGGTGGATCCGCGGTGCACCATCGAGGACAAGACCCTGTTCAGTCACCGGCGCGGCGCGCCGACGGGGCGACTCGCCGGTGTGATTTGGATGTCATCCGAAGGAATCGCAGAATGACCGAGACTCCCACCGCCGCAACCGGTTCCGATCGGGCCGGGGTGGCGCGCGTCACGGGGGCGCCCGAGCGCGTCGCGGAACTGTCCGCGTCGCTGGCCGCCCTGAACGATCGCATCCACGCAGCGTGCCGGGCCGCGGACCGCGATCCGGGCACGGTGCGCCTGCTCCCGGTGACCAAGTTCTTCCCGGCCTCGGATATCGAGATCCTCTATGGGCTGGGCCGTCGCGAGTTCGGTGAGTCCCGCGAGCAGGAGGCCAGCGCCAAGGTGGCGCAGCTGGGACACCTGTCCCAGATACGCTGGGAATTCATCGGCCGCCTGCAGCGCAATAAAGCGAAACACGTTGCACGCTGGGCGGATACCGTCTATTCGGTGGACAGTGATCGGTTGGCAACCACCCTGGACACGGCTGCCGAGGCCGCCCTGGAGGCGGGGGAGCGCCACACCCCCTTGCGCGTGCTGCTGCAGGTCAGTCTCGACGGTGACACCGCGCGCGGCGGCGTCACCGCGGCCGACCTTCCGGCGCTCGCCGATCATGTCGCTGGTTCGGCATCACTGCAGCTCGGAGGCTTGATGGCGATCCCGCCGCTGGAATCCGATCCCGAAGCGGCGTTCGCTCAGCTGCAGTCCATCCACTCCTATCTATTGGCCGCGCATCCCGAGGCCGCGGAGCTGTCGGCGGGCATGTCGGGGGATCTCGAGGCCGCGATCCGCCACGGATCCACATGCGTGCGTGTCGGTACGGCGTTGATGGGCGCGCGACCGATAACCTCCGAGTAGCAAAGAAACCTCATCAGTCACATTTGAAACATATGCTTGGTGACAGACGAGGTCTGAGCAGGACAACACCCCCAGGCCAACCGGGGCCGAAGGAAGGTCGACCAGAATGAGCACGCTGCACAAGTTCAAGGCGTACTTCGGGATGGTTCCGCTCGAGGATTACGAAGACGATTACGTCGACGACCGCGGACCCGCGCCCCGGAGCACCGATGAACGCGGTCAGCGCCGCCCCCGGTCCTACGCCGAACGCGACTACGACCGGTACGAGCACGAGCGCGGTGACCGCTACGACGACGAGCCGGCCTACGAGCCGTCGTACAAGGCCCCCTACAAGCCGGGTTACAGCGCCGCCTCGCGTCGCGACGACTACGCCGACGACCGGTACGAGGACGAGCGGCTCGAGCGTGACCGCTACGACGCCCCGCGTCGTCCCACCCGCATCGACACCGCGCCCTCCAGCCGCACCCGCGGCCTGGGTGGCTCCGCGCCCATGGTGCGCGGCACCACGCGCGGCGCGCTCGCGGTGGACCCGGAGGCCGAGCGGCGCATGGAAGAGCTGCGAATGGAGGAGCGCCGAATCGAGCAGGCGCCCCGCCGTTCTCAGATCTTCGAGGACGGAGGCCCCTTGTCCAAGATCACGACGCTGCGTCCGCGGACGTACGCGGAGGCCGCCATCATCGGCGAGCGTTTCCGCGACGGCACCCCGGTGATCATGGATCTGGTCGAGATGAGCAATGCCGATGCCCGCCGTCTGGTGGACTTCGCCGCGGGTCTCGCCTTCGCCCTGCGCGGTTCGTTCGACAAGGTCGCCACCAAGGTGTTCCTGCTGTCGCCGGCCGATGTGGACGTCTCCGCCGAGGAACGCCGCCGGATCGCCGAAACCGGCTTCTACAACCAGAAGTAGGGTCCCCTCGTCATTCCGGCATGTCCTTGGCCGGAATCCATCGAAACAGGTTGCCGCACTGAGGGTGTGGATCCCGGCCAAAAAGCATGCCGGGATGACGAGGGTGGGTCCGGGCGGGGGTTGGTTCGGAAGAAAGATTGCCGCTGGGGAGCGGCGGGGGATGCAGGGGGAGTATCGCGTGTCTGGCTTGTTCAGGCCTCTTGGCTACTTTGTGGCGTTCACCCGCCGGTACCCGATTCAGAGCCGTCGAAACCGCTTTGTGAGCGGCGCGATCCCGCGTCCTATTTTGCAAGGCACCGATTCTGAGGCAGAGTGAACGACGTGGCCCTGTTCCAGGTGTTGAACCTACTGCTGTTCCTCTTCTGGCTGCTGCTGATCAGCCGAGTCATCGTCGAGTTCATTCGCAGCTTCGCGCGCGACTGGCGGCCGACCGGCTTCGTCGTGATCGTGCTGGAGGTGATCTTCACGATCACCGACCCGCCAGTGAAACTCCTGAGGCGTTTGATACCCCCAGTGAATCTTGGGGGAATTCGGCTCGATCTGTCGATTATGGTCCTGCTATTCATCGTCTTCATCCTGATGTCGATCACCGGCTCGCTCGGGCAGTCGGTAGCTCAGGTGTGACAGAATGGGCCCAAAGAAAGCTTGCCCAGATCTACCGCTAGATCTCCAACGAAGCGTGAAGGGATCGTTCCATGCCGCTGACCCCCGCTGATGTTCATAACGTCGCGTTCAGCAAACCACCGATCGGGAAGCGCGGATACAACGAGGACGAAGTCGACGCCTTCCTCGACCTGGTCGAGCAGGAGCTCTCACGCCTCATCGAGGAGAACGCGGATCTTCGCCAGCGCGTTGCCGAATTGGACGCCGAGCTGGCCGACGCGAAGAAGAACCGGGGTCCGGTTCAGCAGGTGAAGCAGCCGCCGGTGCCCGAGCCCGTGAAGGCCGCACCGCCCGCGCCGCCGCAGCCGATGCCCGCCCCGGCGCCCATGCCGGTCAAGGCCGAGGCCCCTTCCGCGGATGCGAATCTGCAGGCCGCCAAGGTCCTTTCGCTGGCTCAGGAGATGGCCGACCGCCTCACCTCCGACGCCAAGACCGAAGCCGAGCAGTTGCTGGCCAATGCCAGAGCGAACTCGGAGCGACTGGTCAGCGATGCGCGCACCCGCTCCGAGGCCATGATCGCCGACGCCCGCCAGAAGGCGGAAGCCATGCTGTCGGACGCGCAGACCCGCAGCGACTCCCAGCTGCGCCAGGCCAAGGAGAAGGCCGACGCCCTGCAGGCCGACGCCGAGCGCAAGCACACCGAGATCATGGCCACCATCACCCAGCAGCGCAGTGTGCTGGAGAGCCGGATCGAGCAGCTCAAGACCTTCGAGCGCGAGTACCGGGTGC contains:
- a CDS encoding cell division protein SepF, whose protein sequence is MSTLHKFKAYFGMVPLEDYEDDYVDDRGPAPRSTDERGQRRPRSYAERDYDRYEHERGDRYDDEPAYEPSYKAPYKPGYSAASRRDDYADDRYEDERLERDRYDAPRRPTRIDTAPSSRTRGLGGSAPMVRGTTRGALAVDPEAERRMEELRMEERRIEQAPRRSQIFEDGGPLSKITTLRPRTYAEAAIIGERFRDGTPVIMDLVEMSNADARRLVDFAAGLAFALRGSFDKVATKVFLLSPADVDVSAEERRRIAETGFYNQK
- a CDS encoding cell division protein FtsQ/DivIB, which gives rise to MAEDERYDEPGDSGAAASAAAARRARLRRGRGARDSRLSNTFRLSNTFRLGGMLRSGKVRIGLAVGFVVLLALGLVGWFSPVLSVRTVRVDGLAAVPETQVLEALQVPDGLSMLRIDTTAMAHRVAELPKVRSARVQRVFPSSVRVTVEERVPVLYFDSPQGPHLLDCDSVEFAIEPAPPGVPQLITVSPGGGDPATKAAITVITAVPPGLRLLVGQVVARSVSDIALELRDGRTVLWGGVNDSQRKAAVVEPLLTQDGKVFDISSPNLVTVK
- the pgeF gene encoding peptidoglycan editing factor PgeF — translated: MTSAAPVFRTRRVVTTRAGGFSGAPYDSFNLGDHVGDDPEAVRRNRVRLAESIGLPPRQLIWMEQIHGRNVEIVDGPRDEAVPATDALVTTQRNLALVVLTADCVPILLSDDEAGVIAAVHAGRIGARIGIVPRVLEAMISVGARAERIGAFLGPAASGRQYEVPAAMRADVEAHLPGSATTTAKGTPGLDLRAGIRRQLEAAGVGAVAVDPRCTIEDKTLFSHRRGAPTGRLAGVIWMSSEGIAE
- a CDS encoding YggT family protein; amino-acid sequence: MALFQVLNLLLFLFWLLLISRVIVEFIRSFARDWRPTGFVVIVLEVIFTITDPPVKLLRRLIPPVNLGGIRLDLSIMVLLFIVFILMSITGSLGQSVAQV
- a CDS encoding YggS family pyridoxal phosphate-dependent enzyme, producing MTETPTAATGSDRAGVARVTGAPERVAELSASLAALNDRIHAACRAADRDPGTVRLLPVTKFFPASDIEILYGLGRREFGESREQEASAKVAQLGHLSQIRWEFIGRLQRNKAKHVARWADTVYSVDSDRLATTLDTAAEAALEAGERHTPLRVLLQVSLDGDTARGGVTAADLPALADHVAGSASLQLGGLMAIPPLESDPEAAFAQLQSIHSYLLAAHPEAAELSAGMSGDLEAAIRHGSTCVRVGTALMGARPITSE
- the ftsZ gene encoding cell division protein FtsZ → MTPPHNYLAVIKVVGIGGGGVNAVNRMIEQGLKGVEFIAVNTDAQALLMSDADVKLDVGRELTRGLGAGADPEVGRKAAEDHKDEIEEVLKGADMVFVTAGEGGGTGTGGAPVVAQIARKLGALTIGVVTRPFSFEGKRRSGQAEAGIQALRESCDTLIVIPNDRLLQLGDAAVSLMDAFRSADEVLLNGVQGITDLITTPGLINVDFADVKSVMSGAGSALMGIGSARGEGRSVKAAEAAINSPLLEASMDGAHGVLLSIAGGSDLGLFEINEAASLVQEAAHIEANIIFGTVIDDSLGDEVRVTVIAAGFDGGTPARRIEPTVGRSTFSSTTTGTARATAGEVNRPSEFSSARAPEPAPARTPDPAPAQQPSRIPAPSYESHRPALDPTVSSNSRSHIEPPDDDDVDVPSFMRR
- the murC gene encoding UDP-N-acetylmuramate--L-alanine ligase; the encoded protein is MIGIGGAGMSGIARILLSRGGMVSGSDAKESRGVLALRARGAQVRIGHDASALDLLPGGPTAVVTTYAAIPKTNPELVAAHERGVPVLLRPTVLASLMQGHKTLLVSGTHGKTSTTSMLVVALQHCGFDPSFAVGGELNEAGTNAHHGTGGIFVAEADESDGSLLQYAPDVAVVTNIESDHLDFFGSDEAYIQVFDDFVDRLQPGGKLVVCLDDPGSLGLAERTVARLADDPRGIEVIGYGSGDLSAAGVPIGAQLQSFEPRDVGGVAVFQLADEPAARTVRLSVPGKHMALNALGALLAARAAGAEVGEIIQGLEGFGGVHRRFQLTGRENGVRVFDDYAHHPTEVRAVLSAAAELVAQEARDGARSRPGRVIVVFQPHLYSRTATFATEFGDALSLADEVVVLDVYGAREEPLPGVNGALVASAVTKPVHYQPDMSRVGKQVGSLARPGDVVITMGAGDVTMLGGQILDGLRARPSHGR
- a CDS encoding DivIVA domain-containing protein; the encoded protein is MPLTPADVHNVAFSKPPIGKRGYNEDEVDAFLDLVEQELSRLIEENADLRQRVAELDAELADAKKNRGPVQQVKQPPVPEPVKAAPPAPPQPMPAPAPMPVKAEAPSADANLQAAKVLSLAQEMADRLTSDAKTEAEQLLANARANSERLVSDARTRSEAMIADARQKAEAMLSDAQTRSDSQLRQAKEKADALQADAERKHTEIMATITQQRSVLESRIEQLKTFEREYRVRLKSYLESQLEELENRGSAVPVDGGEFGGEAAGNGALLKGGK